Proteins from a genomic interval of Streptomyces sp. NBC_00820:
- a CDS encoding LacI family DNA-binding transcriptional regulator — protein sequence MTRRLAEVAKKVGVSEATVSRVLNGKPGVSEATRQAVLTALDVLGYERPTQLRGERARLVGLVLPELQNPIFPAFAEVIGGALAQLGLTPVLCTQTKGGVSEADYVDLLLHQQVSGVVFAGGLYAQADAPHDHYRLLADRNIPVVLVNAAIDHLGFPAVSCDDAVAVEQAWRHLASLGHERIGLVLGPGDHVPSARKLAAARAIAGDLPDEFVARAIFSVEGGHAAAARLIDRGVTGIICASDPLALGAVRAARRKGCAVPGQVSVVGYDDSAFMNCTEPPLTTVRQPIEAMGRAAVELLHARIQGTAVPAEELLFEPELVVRGSTAQVPRD from the coding sequence ATGACGCGACGACTTGCGGAAGTGGCGAAGAAGGTCGGAGTCAGCGAGGCCACGGTCAGCCGGGTGCTCAACGGCAAGCCCGGAGTCTCCGAAGCCACCCGGCAGGCGGTCCTCACCGCCCTCGACGTCCTCGGCTACGAGCGGCCCACCCAGCTGCGCGGCGAGCGTGCCCGGCTCGTCGGCCTGGTCCTGCCCGAGCTGCAGAACCCCATCTTCCCCGCGTTCGCCGAGGTCATCGGCGGTGCGCTCGCCCAGCTCGGGCTGACCCCGGTGCTGTGCACGCAGACCAAGGGCGGCGTCTCGGAGGCGGACTACGTCGACCTGCTGCTGCACCAGCAGGTCTCCGGCGTCGTCTTCGCCGGCGGCCTGTACGCGCAGGCGGACGCGCCGCACGACCACTACCGGCTGCTCGCCGATCGCAACATCCCGGTCGTGCTGGTCAACGCGGCCATCGACCACCTCGGCTTCCCGGCCGTCTCGTGCGACGACGCCGTCGCCGTCGAGCAGGCGTGGCGGCACCTGGCCTCGCTCGGCCACGAGCGGATCGGCCTGGTCCTCGGCCCCGGCGACCACGTGCCCTCCGCGCGCAAGCTGGCCGCCGCGCGTGCGATCGCCGGCGACCTGCCGGACGAGTTCGTCGCGCGGGCCATCTTCTCGGTCGAGGGCGGGCACGCGGCCGCCGCCCGGCTGATCGACCGCGGCGTCACCGGCATCATCTGCGCCAGCGACCCGCTCGCCCTCGGCGCCGTCCGGGCCGCCCGCCGCAAGGGCTGCGCCGTCCCCGGCCAGGTCTCGGTCGTCGGCTACGACGACTCGGCCTTCATGAACTGCACCGAGCCCCCGCTGACCACCGTGCGCCAGCCCATCGAGGCCATGGGCCGCGCGGCCGTGGAACTGCTGCACGCGCGGATCCAGGGCACCGCCGTACCCGCCGAGGAGCTGC
- a CDS encoding 4'-phosphopantetheinyl transferase family protein, with product MIEELLPVSVTAVEAFGDPAGDPEAQESALYPEEKLLVARAVDKRRREFTSVRVCARRAMEKLGVPPQPVLTGERGAPRWPDGLAGSMTHCDGYRAAALVRTTDLASLGIDAEPHAALPDGVFGAIAVGPERERQTTLGAGRPEVHWDRLLFSAKESVYKAWFPLTRAWLDFSEADIELVPDPGHATRGGFHARLLVPGPVVGGTRRGAFEGRWLVEDGLVLTAVSVPHT from the coding sequence GTGATCGAGGAACTGCTCCCGGTGTCGGTGACGGCCGTGGAAGCGTTCGGTGACCCGGCCGGCGACCCGGAGGCCCAGGAGTCCGCGCTCTACCCCGAGGAGAAGCTCCTCGTGGCGCGCGCGGTGGACAAACGGCGCCGCGAGTTCACGTCCGTCCGCGTGTGTGCCCGGCGCGCCATGGAGAAGCTCGGTGTCCCGCCCCAGCCGGTGCTCACCGGCGAACGCGGCGCCCCGCGGTGGCCCGACGGGCTGGCCGGCAGCATGACCCACTGCGACGGCTACCGCGCCGCCGCGCTCGTACGCACCACGGACCTGGCCTCCCTCGGTATCGACGCCGAACCGCACGCGGCCCTGCCGGACGGGGTCTTTGGCGCCATCGCGGTCGGGCCCGAGCGGGAGAGGCAGACCACCCTGGGTGCCGGCCGGCCCGAGGTCCACTGGGACCGGTTGCTGTTCAGCGCCAAGGAGTCCGTGTACAAGGCGTGGTTCCCCCTCACCCGGGCGTGGCTCGACTTCTCCGAGGCCGACATCGAACTGGTCCCCGATCCGGGACACGCCACGCGCGGCGGGTTCCACGCCCGGCTCCTCGTCCCGGGGCCGGTGGTGGGCGGCACCCGCCGTGGTGCGTTCGAGGGCCGCTGGCTGGTCGAGGACGGCCTGGTGCTGACGGCGGTGTCCGTCCCGCACACCTGA
- a CDS encoding helix-turn-helix domain-containing protein, which produces MTDGYEEPGATATAQLPAVVARVTALADRLGVPHGEVFDITRLSVSCGVPEPVVKALLGGRPAGEPDVQARFLQRLDLLRRTRLKPGSRKYTQQEIADGAGMSRQQAGALINGDRRPTMEHCDALQRFFRVHAGFLTAEDPEALAGALQRTEQELLQKLADRERAAARAADDPLERLLQDHGVRGIAWRAAQLPTDQHRDKVAEWLDMLLESVKRPES; this is translated from the coding sequence GTGACGGATGGCTACGAGGAACCGGGCGCCACGGCGACCGCTCAGTTGCCGGCCGTCGTCGCCCGCGTCACCGCGCTCGCCGACCGGCTCGGCGTGCCGCACGGCGAGGTCTTCGACATCACACGGCTCTCCGTGTCCTGCGGTGTCCCCGAGCCGGTGGTCAAGGCCCTGCTCGGCGGCCGCCCGGCCGGTGAACCCGACGTCCAGGCCCGCTTCCTGCAGCGCCTCGACCTGCTGCGCCGCACCCGGTTGAAGCCGGGCAGCCGCAAGTACACCCAGCAGGAGATCGCCGACGGCGCGGGCATGTCCCGCCAGCAGGCCGGCGCCCTCATCAACGGCGACCGGCGGCCCACCATGGAGCACTGCGACGCGCTCCAGCGGTTCTTCCGGGTCCACGCGGGCTTCCTGACGGCCGAGGACCCGGAGGCGCTCGCGGGCGCGCTGCAGCGCACCGAGCAGGAACTGCTGCAGAAGCTCGCCGACCGGGAGCGGGCGGCGGCCCGCGCCGCCGACGATCCGCTGGAGCGGCTGCTCCAGGACCACGGGGTGCGCGGGATCGCCTGGCGAGCCGCTCAACTGCCCACCGACCAGCACCGGGACAAGGTCGCCGAGTGGCTCGACATGCTCCTGGAGAGCGTCAAACGGCCCGAGTCGTGA
- a CDS encoding MmyB family transcriptional regulator yields the protein MAHQAGGQWPAPRPVPDSFETQAYLQDYAALVEAAPFPSFVVDHGWNVLMANVAFETLFRGVGAHPTAMPRDNFLRFVLFHPEAGQILGEHEPGWCLPMLAQLKAAVEGHGHDHDVQAIRRDVGHDPIMEAAYRQGLPHWIRAVGESATRLDGAVRLLLHPDPRRGPTECRIVDETPPALRDLGHRRLTMILRDARRPASAPRRARRSAAGGAHLTVVPSSQD from the coding sequence ATGGCACATCAGGCAGGAGGGCAGTGGCCGGCGCCGCGGCCCGTCCCCGACAGCTTCGAGACCCAGGCGTATCTCCAGGACTACGCCGCACTGGTGGAGGCCGCGCCCTTCCCGTCCTTCGTCGTGGACCACGGCTGGAACGTGCTGATGGCCAACGTCGCCTTCGAGACACTCTTCCGCGGGGTCGGCGCACATCCCACGGCCATGCCCAGGGACAACTTCCTGCGGTTCGTCCTCTTCCACCCGGAAGCGGGCCAGATCCTCGGCGAGCACGAGCCGGGCTGGTGCCTGCCGATGCTGGCCCAGCTCAAGGCCGCCGTGGAGGGCCACGGTCACGACCACGACGTGCAGGCGATCCGCCGGGACGTCGGGCACGACCCGATCATGGAGGCCGCCTACCGGCAGGGCCTGCCGCACTGGATCCGCGCCGTCGGCGAGTCGGCGACCCGGCTCGACGGCGCCGTACGCCTCCTGCTCCACCCGGACCCGCGCCGCGGCCCCACCGAATGCCGCATCGTCGACGAGACGCCCCCGGCCCTGCGGGACCTCGGTCACCGGCGTCTGACCATGATCCTGCGCGACGCCCGCCGTCCGGCGTCGGCCCCGCGCAGGGCGCGCCGGTCGGCCGCCGGGGGAGCGCATCTGACGGTCGTCCCGTCGTCCCAGGACTGA
- a CDS encoding metallophosphoesterase family protein, with amino-acid sequence MESTAGDGQLLAISDLHITYPENRALVERMRPHTDDDWLIVAGDIAETVADIRWTLTTLADRFRKVLWAPGNHDLWTHPKDPVTLRGVARYEHLVALCRELGVTTPEDPYPVWEGPGGPVAVAPLFLLYDYSFLPAGCATEAEGLAYAESTGIVCNDEYLLHPDPYPSRAHWCRARVAATERRLAELPAGLPTVLANHYPLDRHPMDVLWHPEFAMWCGTTLTADWHRRFRATAMVYGHLHIPRTTWLDGVRFEEVSVGYPREWRKRPERPGRPRRVLPMEVGPGDRGTAPGVGDGRGSVR; translated from the coding sequence GTGGAATCGACGGCCGGGGACGGACAGCTGCTGGCCATCAGCGACCTGCACATCACCTACCCGGAGAACCGCGCCCTCGTCGAGCGGATGCGCCCGCACACCGACGACGACTGGCTGATCGTGGCCGGGGACATCGCCGAGACCGTCGCCGACATCCGCTGGACCCTGACCACCCTCGCGGACCGCTTCCGCAAGGTCCTGTGGGCACCCGGCAACCACGACCTGTGGACCCACCCCAAAGACCCCGTCACCCTGCGCGGTGTCGCCCGCTACGAGCACCTCGTCGCCCTCTGCCGGGAACTGGGCGTGACCACACCCGAGGACCCGTACCCGGTGTGGGAGGGCCCCGGCGGACCGGTCGCCGTGGCACCGCTGTTCCTGCTCTACGACTACTCCTTCCTGCCGGCCGGATGCGCCACCGAGGCGGAGGGCCTCGCCTACGCGGAGAGCACCGGCATCGTCTGCAACGACGAGTACCTCCTGCACCCGGACCCCTACCCGTCCCGCGCGCACTGGTGCCGCGCCCGCGTCGCCGCGACCGAGCGCAGGCTCGCCGAGCTGCCGGCCGGCCTGCCGACGGTCCTCGCCAACCACTACCCGCTGGACCGGCACCCGATGGACGTGCTGTGGCACCCGGAGTTCGCCATGTGGTGCGGCACCACTCTCACCGCCGACTGGCACCGCCGGTTCCGCGCCACCGCCATGGTCTACGGTCATCTGCACATCCCGCGGACCACCTGGCTCGACGGGGTCCGCTTCGAAGAGGTCTCCGTGGGATACCCCCGCGAATGGCGCAAGCGCCCGGAACGCCCGGGACGGCCGCGCCGCGTACTGCCGATGGAGGTCGGGCCCGGTGATCGAGGAACTGCTCCCGGTGTCGGTGACGGCCGTGGAAGCGTTCGGTGA
- a CDS encoding toxin-antitoxin system, toxin component, whose translation MRRLCTELAGELTLPAQTPPHELYGALCEAMSRRRGRPVQFRTAAFPPGTASGLWLDMADRDLVVVEERTAPDHQLVILGHELWHMQADHGTHQHTGPGVQGAARLLGEGTDRAALQAAVHRIAARTRFEQAEEREAEAFGLLLASKLRTRMTGSALRGPVQRDDVAGRIEASLGYPGGAGLSGLN comes from the coding sequence ATGCGGCGGCTGTGCACCGAACTGGCCGGGGAGTTGACCCTGCCCGCGCAGACCCCGCCGCACGAGCTGTACGGCGCGCTGTGCGAGGCGATGAGCCGTCGGCGCGGCCGGCCGGTGCAGTTCCGTACGGCCGCCTTCCCGCCCGGCACCGCGAGCGGACTGTGGCTGGACATGGCCGACCGTGACCTGGTGGTCGTCGAGGAACGCACCGCCCCCGACCACCAGTTGGTGATCCTCGGCCACGAGCTGTGGCACATGCAGGCCGACCACGGCACACACCAGCACACCGGACCGGGCGTGCAGGGCGCCGCCCGCCTGCTGGGCGAGGGCACCGACCGCGCCGCGCTCCAGGCCGCCGTGCACCGGATCGCCGCCCGCACCCGCTTCGAGCAGGCCGAGGAACGGGAGGCCGAGGCCTTCGGGCTGCTCCTGGCCAGCAAACTCCGCACCCGGATGACGGGTTCGGCCCTGCGCGGCCCGGTGCAGCGGGACGATGTGGCGGGCCGCATCGAGGCGTCGCTGGGGTATCCGGGGGGCGCGGGGCTCTCCGGGCTGAACTGA